Genomic window (Chryseobacterium bernardetii):
GCAAAGCAGTACTAAACGGCTCGGAAAATAAAGAATTGATAAATGCCTGGAATACTGCTCCACTGATTGGTAATTTAAAATTTATAGTGGATATTCCTGCTTTGGTTATCAACGGATTAATTACATGGCTTTGCTATGTAGGAGTAAAGGAAAGTAAAAACTTCAATAATTCACTGGTCCTTTTAAAATTAGGAGTTATTTTATTGGTTATCTTAGTAGGTTTCGCTTATATCAATACCGATAACTGGACGCCAATAAGTCCGGTAACGGGATCTCCATCCTTTATGCCTAACGGATTTACAGGGGTTATGAGTGCCGTTTCAGGAGTTTTCTTTGCCTATATTGGTTTTGATGCGTTAAGTGTGCTTTCCGAAGAAACAAAAGATCCTCAAAAGACCCTGCCAAAAGGGATGATTATCTCTCTTGTATTATGTACAGTGATCTACATTGCCCTTACCCTGGTACTCACTGGAATGGTAGATTACAAAAAGTTTGACGGTGTGGGTGACCCGCTTTCATTCATCTTTGAAAAAACAAATGCCAATGTGGCATGGATGGAGCTGGTAGTTTCTTTTGTTGCCATTGTTGCTATTACTACCGTATTACTGGTATTCCAGATGGGGCAGCCAAGAATCTGGTATGCGATGAGCCGTGACGGATTAATGCCGCAGAAATTCCTCAAGATTCATCCAAAATACAAAACTCCATCTTTTGCAACTATAGTTACAGGAATTGTAGTAGGGATTCCTATCTTATTTACGGATAAAACTTTCATCCTTGATTTTACCAGTATCGGAACAATCTTCGCTTTTGTATTGGTATGTGCAGGAGTTTTAGTTCTTCCAGCTAAGGAAAAGATCAAAGGCAGATTCCACCTTCCTTACATCAATGGTAAAATTATTTTCCCTGTTGTTTTTATTGGCGGACTGATTGCTTTCTACTACTGGCAGCCGGAATTCTTCCATACATTGATGAATTGGGGTGATCCTAAAGAAGGAGAATTCAGGGCATCCATTTTCTTCTTTATTATCATCAACCTCATCTTATGTGTGATTGCC
Coding sequences:
- a CDS encoding APC family permease; protein product: MSQLFRRKVYSDTDTSTGLLRVLGVWDIVFFGIAAIIGAGSFSSLGEAVFRGGPGVILLYLICGFACGFTALCYAEFASRIPTAGSAYTYAYASFGELIAWVIGWALIMEYSFGNIYVAFSWSDYFTSFLGRLGMHIPDYLTCSYTEASKAVLNGSENKELINAWNTAPLIGNLKFIVDIPALVINGLITWLCYVGVKESKNFNNSLVLLKLGVILLVILVGFAYINTDNWTPISPVTGSPSFMPNGFTGVMSAVSGVFFAYIGFDALSVLSEETKDPQKTLPKGMIISLVLCTVIYIALTLVLTGMVDYKKFDGVGDPLSFIFEKTNANVAWMELVVSFVAIVAITTVLLVFQMGQPRIWYAMSRDGLMPQKFLKIHPKYKTPSFATIVTGIVVGIPILFTDKTFILDFTSIGTIFAFVLVCAGVLVLPAKEKIKGRFHLPYINGKIIFPVVFIGGLIAFYYWQPEFFHTLMNWGDPKEGEFRASIFFFIIINLILCVIAFIKNLSLIPLVGLSSCLYLLTGMSHENWFWFGMWFLIGMFIYFFYGYKNSKLGKELKKG